In one window of Primulina tabacum isolate GXHZ01 chromosome 8, ASM2559414v2, whole genome shotgun sequence DNA:
- the LOC142553824 gene encoding putative GPI-anchored protein At3g06035, whose amino-acid sequence MWLWTSNICYPPNKFFMHLSMENCNRCPRRCVGVFIALFLLFAVLSIPVDCDDEDDLLAGINTFRQSSNAPALSKNDKADCVADEIANQLENKPCASNTTTTQSQIISDYPNVIQKCNVDANATTEGVVLPVCVPRRISTLVLTNYTQSRNSRYLNDTKFTGVGVGTEDDWTVLVLTTSTPGGSFANEGRALFGSSRSLKLSSLFCLIALTAIHI is encoded by the exons atgtggCTATGGACAAGTAATATTTGTTATCCTCCAAACAAATTTTTTATGCATCTTTCGATGGAAAACTGCAACCGCTGCCCGCGTCGTTGTGTTGGTGTCTTCATCGCACTGTTCCTCTTGTTTGCAGTACTGTCAATTCCAGTGGACTGTGATG ACGAGGACGATCTACTCGCTGGAATCAACACCTTCCGGCAATCATCAAATGCCCCTGCTCTGTCGAAGAACGACAAAGCCGACTGTGTTGCGGATGAAATCGCCAACCAGTTAGAGAACAAGCCGTGTGCGTCCAACACGACAACCACGCAATCTCAGATAATTTCCGACTACCCCAATGTTATACAGAAATGCAATGTCGATGCCAATGCGACAACAGAAGGAGTGGTCCTGCCTGTCTGTGTGCCTCGTCGCATTTCGACTCTTGTGCTCACTAACTATACACAGTCTCGAAATTCTCGCTATTTGAACGATACTAAATTTACGGGCGTGGGAGTTGGCACTGAGGATGATTGGACAGTCTTAGTCTTGACGACGAGCACCCCTGGAGGAAGCTTCGCAAACGAGGGTCGTGCCCTTTTCGGTTCGAGTCGCTCTTTGAAATTGTCCTCTCTGTTCTGCCTGATAGCTTTGACAGCCATCCATATATGA